The Mesorhizobium loti genome includes a region encoding these proteins:
- the tssG gene encoding type VI secretion system baseplate subunit TssG → MADDARQSLPDLDTVDPNQAEALSETFDFFELLRRLERRGGLFGYSGSPEREPARLGQHVRLSFSARDVVEFRDAKNKAPARVTVANLGLMGPEGPLPLHLTRWVLDRLSQRWFTGADAQQTSDTTFVDFVNILQHRMIALYYRAWADAHPAVQVERAVGGRVRAMLEAMAGIGLPGTQNTDLDTVKLRQAASLASQVDGPERLTLFLAEAFKVPVQIKEFIAAWITIPTGLQTRLAKAYAGLGRGATIGPRVFNRQSRIELRVGPLGYEDFKAFMPGGQRLKLFKQAVRDMVGESLDVDLRIVLAREAVPPPRLGAVQLGRTAWLARPAERGDADDLRLRTIVGWRPEMAGVAA, encoded by the coding sequence ATGGCCGATGACGCCCGGCAATCGCTACCTGATCTAGACACAGTCGACCCGAACCAGGCCGAGGCGCTGTCGGAGACGTTCGACTTCTTCGAGCTGTTGCGCCGGCTCGAACGGAGGGGCGGGCTGTTCGGCTATTCCGGCTCGCCGGAGCGCGAGCCGGCAAGGCTCGGACAGCATGTGCGTCTCAGCTTTTCGGCCAGGGACGTGGTTGAATTCCGCGACGCGAAAAACAAGGCTCCGGCCAGGGTCACGGTCGCAAATCTCGGCCTGATGGGACCCGAAGGTCCGCTGCCGCTGCATTTGACACGCTGGGTGCTCGATCGTCTGTCGCAGCGCTGGTTCACCGGCGCCGATGCCCAGCAAACCAGCGACACGACATTCGTCGACTTCGTCAACATTCTGCAACACCGGATGATCGCCCTGTATTATCGGGCATGGGCGGATGCGCATCCGGCCGTACAGGTCGAACGCGCGGTCGGCGGGCGCGTCCGCGCCATGCTTGAAGCCATGGCGGGAATAGGACTTCCGGGCACCCAGAACACCGATCTCGATACGGTGAAGCTTCGCCAGGCGGCTTCGCTCGCCAGCCAGGTCGACGGCCCGGAACGGCTGACGCTGTTCCTGGCGGAAGCGTTCAAGGTGCCGGTTCAGATCAAAGAGTTCATCGCCGCCTGGATAACCATCCCAACCGGGCTCCAGACCCGCCTTGCAAAAGCCTATGCAGGGCTCGGCCGGGGGGCCACGATCGGCCCGCGCGTTTTCAACCGCCAAAGCAGGATCGAACTGCGTGTCGGCCCGCTGGGGTATGAAGACTTCAAGGCATTCATGCCTGGCGGCCAGCGGCTCAAACTGTTCAAGCAAGCCGTTCGCGACATGGTCGGGGAATCGCTCGACGTCGATCTGCGCATCGTGCTGGCGCGCGAAGCCGTGCCGCCGCCCCGTCTCGGTGCGGTCCAGCTCGGCCGGACCGCCTGGCTTGCGCGGCCCGCTGAAAGGGGCGATGCTGACGATCTGCGGCTGCGGACAATCGTTGGATGGCGGCCGGAAATGGCGGGGGTCGCGGCATGA
- the tagH gene encoding type VI secretion system-associated FHA domain protein TagH gives MSLLLTLEQGPRTQAVRQTRLDEGELVIGRSADAGWQIDDPDMFVSRAHCRISGGRDGYFVTDTSSSGLFINDSDSPLGAGKSTRLQSGMRLRLGDYVVHVDLQTPTAQAPTTGQPAPERLPPASRAPVSIGRDDFFSATVEEEPRRPRPADLPNPFEQPVPGAFERASSGQRSSPAFDDPFSLDPVSTPVPKNAAPYREPGGAANQADPFGLDPVPSPSREAERAHGKPSDFNDDFGFGSAAAPGSANGTGSAGQRVAQRPQSANPWDLRAQAADVPPPVRTGAAAKPARLPAAPQLEDMALRSAFLHGMGVEEADFPGRDSVAEMEKFGREYRLMMEGLMQLLRKRAEEKGNARVAQTMVGASEVNPLKFLPTVDDAIVTLLAERSPGFLAGEAAIADAVRDLAQHHVRAWRGVQGALRRMIDRFDPAAIEEELKSNSAISTLLSGGRGARLWELYQKRHREIAESAEKSFLGEIGADFRDAYEEE, from the coding sequence ATGAGCCTGCTGCTGACGCTGGAGCAAGGGCCACGCACCCAGGCGGTACGCCAGACCCGGCTGGACGAGGGCGAGCTGGTGATCGGCCGCAGCGCTGACGCAGGCTGGCAGATCGACGATCCCGACATGTTCGTTTCGCGGGCTCATTGCAGGATCTCGGGCGGGCGAGATGGATATTTCGTCACCGATACGTCAAGCAGCGGATTGTTCATAAACGACTCTGACAGTCCGCTCGGCGCCGGCAAGTCCACGCGCCTTCAAAGCGGCATGCGGCTAAGGCTGGGCGACTACGTCGTCCATGTCGATCTGCAGACGCCAACCGCCCAAGCACCCACAACCGGCCAGCCGGCCCCGGAACGCCTGCCGCCGGCATCCCGCGCGCCGGTGAGCATCGGCCGCGACGACTTCTTTTCCGCTACGGTCGAAGAAGAGCCGCGACGGCCACGTCCGGCGGATCTGCCGAACCCGTTCGAACAGCCGGTTCCGGGTGCGTTCGAGCGTGCCAGCTCCGGCCAGCGCAGCTCGCCTGCTTTCGATGACCCGTTCAGCCTCGATCCGGTTTCAACGCCTGTGCCGAAAAATGCCGCCCCTTACCGCGAACCGGGCGGCGCGGCGAACCAGGCGGACCCCTTCGGTCTCGACCCCGTGCCGTCTCCCAGCCGGGAAGCCGAACGCGCTCATGGAAAGCCGTCCGATTTCAACGATGATTTTGGTTTCGGATCAGCCGCGGCGCCCGGTTCGGCAAACGGCACCGGCTCGGCCGGACAGCGCGTCGCCCAACGACCACAATCCGCCAATCCCTGGGATTTGCGCGCGCAAGCGGCTGACGTTCCGCCTCCAGTGCGGACAGGTGCTGCTGCCAAACCTGCCCGCCTACCGGCAGCGCCTCAACTGGAGGACATGGCGCTTCGCTCCGCATTCCTGCACGGCATGGGTGTCGAGGAAGCCGATTTCCCCGGGCGCGACAGCGTTGCGGAAATGGAGAAGTTTGGCCGCGAATACCGGCTGATGATGGAAGGCCTGATGCAGCTTCTGCGCAAGCGGGCCGAGGAAAAAGGAAACGCGCGCGTCGCCCAGACCATGGTCGGAGCGTCCGAAGTCAATCCGCTCAAGTTTCTGCCGACGGTCGACGACGCCATCGTCACGCTTCTCGCCGAGCGCAGCCCCGGATTTCTCGCCGGCGAAGCGGCAATCGCGGATGCTGTTCGCGATCTCGCTCAACACCACGTGCGCGCCTGGCGGGGCGTACAGGGCGCCTTGCGGCGGATGATCGACCGTTTTGACCCGGCAGCGATCGAGGAAGAGCTGAAATCGAATTCCGCGATCAGCACCCTGCTTTCGGGCGGGCGCGGCGCCAGGCTGTGGGAGCTTTACCAGAAACGCCATCGTGAAATCGCCGAGAGCGCGGAAAAAAGCTTCCTGGGTGAAATCGGCGCTGATTTTCGGGATGCATATGAGGAGGAGTGA
- the tssJ gene encoding type VI secretion system lipoprotein TssJ — protein MIDRREFIVALGATGLLTACQSGPPKPSVITINVTGGAGMNPGPGGGDRPVTVLVMRLRSTGKFNSADYFALQGDAGSALAGDLIGSDQIAVGPGKSASKTITVEPDATALGLVALIREPTGRNWRTTKSVSSGSKFTINVTLGSGGISA, from the coding sequence ATGATCGACCGACGCGAATTCATCGTCGCCCTGGGCGCAACCGGGCTGCTTACGGCTTGCCAGAGCGGCCCACCGAAACCTTCTGTGATCACCATCAATGTGACTGGCGGGGCCGGCATGAACCCGGGACCAGGCGGCGGTGACCGGCCGGTGACGGTCCTGGTGATGCGGCTGCGCAGCACCGGCAAATTCAATTCCGCCGACTATTTTGCCCTGCAGGGGGATGCCGGCTCGGCTCTGGCAGGCGATCTCATCGGATCCGACCAGATCGCCGTCGGGCCAGGAAAATCCGCGTCCAAGACCATCACCGTCGAGCCGGATGCGACGGCGCTGGGCTTGGTTGCACTGATCCGCGAGCCTACCGGCAGGAACTGGCGGACGACCAAGTCGGTGTCATCGGGATCAAAGTTCACAATCAATGTCACGCTTGGCAGCGGCGGCATTTCCGCCTAG
- the tssK gene encoding type VI secretion system baseplate subunit TssK, which produces MSDANRVLWSEGLFLRTQHFQQQDRFFEATVRGALQAGQLHTFGFQQLTLDQALLEAGQISILSARGIFPDGTPFSIPDMMDAPRPLLVTPDTGAGPVLVALPLEPPGGVGFDPAHAAASGARYHGRIVSVRDAVQGGSDPEEIEIARPQALLLAPGKSIGGYTALPIADLKGVRADGGVSVDEAFLPPTLITGAVAWYRQLLLEVVTGLDQIAEAHGKMVMGGPGRSVEDLLMLNLANAARPRLAHMLAQDVFHPAELYLELAGLAGSMATYGSSARRLGELPAYDHMAPGPAYMALADALRSLILSLRYIEPKSRALPVMRHSTNVWKIRIDNPKLLVASRIVIRVGSELSEDALRKIFVNQATVGSADQFEGLWKSRLPGIPLKPLHSQPREIPYDGDRLCLELDQKSEHWASLLDAPGFVIGVSGVLPSEPQVDCYSVNR; this is translated from the coding sequence ATGAGCGATGCAAACAGGGTGTTGTGGTCCGAAGGTCTGTTTCTGCGGACCCAGCATTTCCAGCAGCAGGATCGTTTTTTCGAGGCGACGGTGCGCGGCGCGTTGCAGGCCGGGCAACTGCATACGTTCGGCTTTCAGCAGCTGACGCTGGATCAGGCATTGCTGGAGGCCGGCCAGATCTCGATCCTGTCGGCACGGGGCATCTTTCCCGACGGGACACCTTTCTCCATCCCAGACATGATGGACGCGCCGCGACCGCTGCTGGTCACCCCGGACACGGGCGCCGGGCCGGTTTTGGTGGCCTTGCCGCTGGAACCTCCGGGCGGTGTCGGCTTCGATCCGGCGCACGCCGCCGCCTCGGGAGCACGCTATCACGGACGGATCGTTTCGGTGCGTGACGCCGTCCAGGGCGGTTCAGATCCTGAAGAAATCGAGATCGCCCGTCCGCAGGCGCTGCTGCTTGCACCCGGCAAGTCGATCGGTGGCTACACAGCCTTGCCGATAGCCGACCTCAAGGGGGTTCGAGCCGATGGCGGCGTCTCCGTGGACGAGGCCTTCCTGCCGCCGACACTGATCACCGGTGCGGTGGCCTGGTATCGGCAATTGCTTCTGGAGGTTGTCACGGGCCTCGACCAGATCGCCGAGGCGCATGGCAAGATGGTCATGGGTGGGCCTGGGCGTAGCGTCGAAGATCTGCTGATGCTCAATCTCGCCAATGCCGCGCGTCCGCGGCTGGCCCACATGCTGGCGCAGGATGTCTTCCATCCGGCCGAGCTCTATCTGGAACTTGCCGGGCTCGCCGGTTCGATGGCGACCTACGGATCGAGCGCGCGGCGGCTGGGCGAATTGCCCGCCTACGATCACATGGCGCCCGGCCCCGCCTACATGGCGCTGGCGGATGCGCTGCGCTCGCTCATCCTCAGCCTGCGTTACATCGAGCCTAAATCGCGTGCGCTGCCTGTCATGCGGCATTCGACCAATGTCTGGAAAATCCGCATCGACAACCCGAAGCTGCTGGTGGCCAGCCGGATCGTCATCCGGGTCGGTTCGGAGCTGTCGGAGGACGCGCTGCGCAAGATCTTCGTCAATCAGGCGACTGTCGGCTCGGCCGACCAGTTCGAGGGCCTGTGGAAATCGCGTTTGCCCGGCATTCCGCTGAAACCGCTTCATTCCCAGCCGCGCGAGATCCCCTACGATGGCGATCGGCTGTGCCTTGAGCTGGACCAGAAAAGCGAACACTGGGCGTCGCTGCTCGATGCTCCCGGCTTCGTCATCGGCGTTTCGGGTGTGTTGCCGAGCGAGCCGCAGGTGGACTGCTATTCGGTGAACAGGTGA
- a CDS encoding OmpA family protein: MSRDDPFGLSDDRERTRIRLTGAPTPRPMAPLLPGAVVKRSRTHPNALVNAFAPLLEFAPELESALPPENPETLRTRLLEELVRARDLAMSTGSPMERADQAAWAVAALLDDLALNTPWGGASAWPRQPLVVMLRGDVDAGTQFFTRLDELERHPNRDRELLELQYDCMALGFRGKYRVPGRSGDRSLNAVRVAAARFLRDADAEGAPLSPNWKGVIASDEPQRFIVPIWVMALGAAVVATAIHIGLSMGLSSQAVELSALVRALPPPARGDISRTSPKVEAPPPEKVDFALLPEFQAGAPAGLSSALSGTESVSLAKLIIQASDPELFQSSRPQLTEGFEPLIGSIAKVILANQELIGNITVIGHTDGVPLQKTNPLSTNQRLSEARAQTIADMLVQNGVPRDRVHSEGRAATDPVASDSTRQGRALNRRVEVLVEKRL; encoded by the coding sequence ATGAGCCGCGATGATCCGTTCGGACTGTCGGATGATCGCGAACGCACCCGCATACGATTGACCGGCGCGCCGACGCCGCGACCGATGGCGCCGCTCTTGCCGGGCGCGGTGGTAAAGCGCTCTCGCACCCACCCGAACGCGCTTGTCAACGCATTCGCGCCCTTGCTCGAATTCGCTCCCGAGCTTGAAAGCGCGCTGCCGCCGGAGAATCCGGAAACGTTGCGCACCCGATTGCTCGAAGAACTGGTTCGGGCACGCGACTTGGCAATGTCGACGGGGTCCCCGATGGAGAGGGCCGACCAGGCAGCCTGGGCGGTGGCTGCATTGCTCGACGATCTGGCGCTCAACACGCCATGGGGCGGGGCCAGCGCATGGCCGCGGCAGCCGCTGGTGGTCATGCTGCGCGGCGATGTCGATGCCGGCACGCAGTTCTTCACGCGTCTCGACGAACTGGAACGCCATCCCAACCGCGATCGCGAATTGCTGGAACTGCAGTATGATTGCATGGCGCTCGGCTTCCGCGGCAAATATCGCGTGCCGGGCCGGTCAGGCGACCGATCGCTCAACGCCGTACGCGTGGCGGCGGCACGCTTCCTGCGCGATGCCGACGCCGAAGGCGCGCCGCTGTCGCCAAACTGGAAGGGCGTGATCGCGTCCGACGAACCACAGCGCTTCATCGTTCCGATCTGGGTCATGGCGCTCGGTGCGGCGGTTGTTGCCACGGCAATCCATATCGGGCTCTCGATGGGGCTGAGCAGCCAGGCGGTCGAGCTTTCCGCCCTTGTGCGCGCCTTGCCGCCGCCTGCACGCGGCGACATCAGCCGTACGTCGCCCAAGGTCGAGGCCCCGCCGCCGGAGAAAGTGGATTTTGCGCTGTTGCCGGAATTTCAGGCCGGAGCGCCGGCCGGCCTCAGCTCCGCGCTCAGCGGCACCGAGAGCGTATCGCTGGCCAAGCTGATCATCCAGGCCTCCGACCCCGAACTGTTCCAGTCGTCGCGGCCACAACTGACCGAAGGCTTCGAGCCCCTGATCGGTTCGATCGCCAAGGTGATCCTCGCCAATCAGGAGCTGATCGGGAACATCACGGTGATCGGTCATACGGACGGCGTTCCTCTGCAGAAGACCAATCCGCTGTCGACCAACCAGCGACTGTCCGAGGCTCGCGCCCAGACGATTGCCGACATGCTGGTCCAGAACGGAGTGCCACGGGACCGCGTCCATTCCGAGGGCCGCGCCGCCACCGATCCAGTGGCCAGCGACAGCACGCGCCAGGGGCGAGCCTTGAACCGCCGCGTCGAGGTGCTTGTCGAAAAGAGGCTGTGA
- the tssM gene encoding type VI secretion system membrane subunit TssM: MFILRFLWAVLTSRWLWTLIGITLLSLVIWVFGPIVRVGPYEPFASENVRIVIIALLVIFWLIWLIVAQRRAIRANRMFVAEIAAPAVEKQLSPGEENVAAVGAKFAEVMAELKRRKLGGRKFLREMPWYVIVGPPATGKTTALRQSGLNFPIDLTDDLQGVGGTRNCDWFFSENAVLIDTAGRYVQQESQPDVDAAEWLGFLDLLKKHRGRRALNGVIVALSIDVLSEGDEAIKTHGRKIRRRLAELNDRLEIRLPVYLMLTKADLIKGFEAFFGGLSTASREQVWGTTFALDARVDAKTIEREISTLATELERRLVPRLEDEEKLAARAEIFRFPAQLASLSEPIQVLVEAMFGESRYEEAAWLRGLYLTSATQEGAPIDRLTAALSSSFGLPPRRALPAPRVEKRSFFLKNLLTEVIFKEAGLGTFDPLAQRRRAWIWRGAAAACAAAGLLAGGLFTWSYFDNRNAITAQAGQFEALQTPLTSVAANSASVQQPAIDGALEAMDAVASARTVPPGAPQDLLGPSASAELVRAQTDTYDHALRNVLEPHMVALLEATMWRQIRDPDFMLGALKTYRMMTGLSQMDPDFAQNWWVNSLPEFAAAAPFPTADAEEHQLAAIRRMTVDESYIEPDQALVAEALKTVCTISLPARAYKQLLADPEVAGLKDWIPANFAGPNGGKVFARRSDKTLRVGISGAFTYSGFHDAILDRIDDVAAQAALDRAVFAGGCSENSETSVSALSEDILKLYYDDYIAQWDGFLRDIRLAPLTDLNVASENLKDLSSADSALKRLLTAVVQETELTRSDEAPADDKAAAKGASKLLGKLGKLGKLATSGAKLLPRAGSASEVDLTGNLVAEHFKPLKSTIAEVDGQPPALDAAVVALTALSNVLQTVTANPNPQDAIKKQGGLAELTGAVARQAQILPDPINNWLGGIAGDTSNLTQKAVTSELNAIWRADILPFCQAALNERYPFSPDSAVDVNVRDFARLFGPAGLIDGFINDHLINYVDTTSQPWKWRADFGLDPSALAAFEQARHIRDDLFPGGTGPVMSFTLEPKDLSPNVTRVTLNLDGQTLVYFNNATRPQPMTWPGKDGTGVISLAFQPIDGSPEIMLNETGSWAWLRMLRSGRFTGTSLSDVYSLRLGTKGMYADFELKAASVENPYNLQMFKKFSCPPQI, encoded by the coding sequence ATGTTCATCCTGCGCTTCCTCTGGGCGGTTCTGACATCGCGCTGGCTGTGGACGCTGATCGGCATCACGCTGCTTTCCCTGGTCATCTGGGTGTTCGGTCCGATCGTCAGGGTCGGTCCCTATGAACCGTTCGCCTCCGAAAATGTGCGCATCGTCATCATCGCGCTGCTGGTCATCTTCTGGCTGATCTGGCTGATCGTCGCCCAGCGCCGGGCAATCCGCGCCAACCGCATGTTCGTCGCGGAAATTGCCGCGCCCGCGGTGGAAAAGCAGCTGAGCCCCGGCGAAGAGAACGTCGCGGCTGTGGGCGCCAAGTTCGCCGAGGTGATGGCCGAACTGAAGCGCCGCAAGCTCGGCGGACGCAAGTTTCTGCGCGAGATGCCCTGGTATGTGATCGTCGGCCCGCCGGCCACCGGCAAGACCACGGCCCTGCGCCAGTCCGGATTGAATTTTCCGATCGACCTCACCGACGACCTGCAAGGGGTGGGCGGCACGCGCAACTGCGACTGGTTCTTTTCCGAAAACGCGGTTCTGATCGATACCGCCGGCCGCTATGTCCAGCAGGAGAGCCAGCCCGATGTCGACGCGGCGGAATGGCTGGGCTTCCTCGACCTTTTGAAGAAGCATCGCGGCCGCCGCGCGCTCAACGGCGTGATCGTTGCGCTTTCGATCGATGTGCTTTCGGAGGGCGACGAAGCGATCAAGACGCACGGCCGCAAGATCCGCCGCCGGTTGGCCGAGCTCAACGACCGGCTCGAAATACGCCTTCCGGTCTATCTGATGCTGACCAAGGCCGATCTGATCAAGGGCTTCGAGGCCTTCTTCGGCGGTCTGTCCACCGCCTCGCGCGAGCAGGTATGGGGAACGACCTTCGCGCTGGATGCGCGCGTGGACGCCAAGACCATCGAACGCGAAATTTCGACGCTGGCGACGGAACTCGAGCGGCGGCTGGTGCCGCGCCTGGAGGATGAGGAAAAACTCGCCGCCCGTGCAGAGATCTTCCGGTTTCCTGCCCAACTCGCAAGCCTGTCCGAACCGATCCAGGTGCTGGTCGAGGCGATGTTCGGCGAAAGCCGGTATGAGGAGGCTGCGTGGCTGCGCGGCCTCTATCTGACATCGGCGACCCAGGAAGGCGCACCCATCGACCGGCTGACCGCGGCGCTGTCATCGTCCTTCGGTCTTCCGCCACGGCGGGCCCTGCCCGCACCAAGGGTCGAGAAACGCAGCTTCTTCCTGAAGAACCTGCTCACCGAAGTCATCTTCAAGGAAGCAGGCCTCGGTACGTTCGACCCGCTGGCGCAACGCCGCCGGGCCTGGATCTGGCGCGGGGCGGCAGCGGCCTGTGCCGCGGCGGGCTTGTTGGCCGGCGGGCTGTTCACCTGGTCCTATTTTGACAACCGCAACGCGATCACGGCCCAGGCAGGCCAATTCGAGGCGCTGCAGACACCGCTGACCTCCGTTGCCGCAAATTCGGCGTCGGTGCAGCAGCCCGCCATCGACGGCGCGCTCGAGGCGATGGACGCGGTCGCAAGCGCCCGGACAGTCCCGCCGGGGGCGCCCCAGGATCTGCTGGGTCCATCGGCCTCGGCGGAACTGGTGCGGGCCCAGACCGACACGTACGATCACGCCCTGCGCAACGTGCTTGAGCCCCACATGGTGGCCCTTCTCGAGGCCACCATGTGGCGGCAGATCCGCGATCCGGATTTCATGCTTGGCGCTCTCAAGACCTATCGCATGATGACAGGTCTGTCGCAGATGGACCCTGACTTCGCCCAGAACTGGTGGGTGAACAGCCTGCCCGAATTCGCAGCCGCGGCGCCATTTCCGACCGCCGATGCCGAAGAGCATCAGCTTGCCGCCATCCGCCGGATGACGGTCGACGAAAGCTATATCGAGCCCGACCAGGCCCTGGTTGCCGAAGCGCTGAAAACGGTGTGCACGATTTCGCTGCCGGCGCGCGCCTACAAGCAGTTGCTGGCCGATCCGGAGGTGGCCGGTCTCAAGGACTGGATCCCGGCCAATTTTGCCGGCCCCAACGGAGGCAAGGTGTTTGCGCGGCGTTCCGACAAGACACTTCGGGTGGGCATTTCCGGAGCATTCACCTATTCCGGCTTCCACGACGCCATTCTCGACCGCATCGACGATGTCGCCGCACAGGCTGCGCTCGATCGTGCGGTTTTCGCCGGCGGCTGCTCGGAAAATTCCGAAACCTCGGTCTCGGCGCTGTCCGAGGATATTCTGAAGCTCTACTATGACGACTACATCGCGCAATGGGACGGCTTCCTGCGCGACATACGGCTCGCGCCACTGACCGATCTCAATGTCGCCAGCGAAAATCTGAAGGATCTCTCGAGTGCCGATTCAGCCCTGAAGCGGCTGCTGACGGCGGTCGTTCAGGAGACCGAACTGACGCGTTCCGATGAGGCGCCCGCCGACGACAAGGCGGCGGCCAAGGGCGCCTCCAAACTGCTTGGCAAGCTTGGCAAGCTCGGCAAGCTGGCGACGAGCGGTGCCAAACTGCTGCCCCGCGCCGGATCAGCCAGCGAGGTGGACCTGACTGGCAATCTGGTGGCCGAACATTTCAAACCGCTCAAGAGCACCATTGCCGAGGTCGATGGCCAGCCGCCGGCACTCGATGCCGCCGTTGTCGCGCTGACCGCGCTTTCGAACGTTCTGCAGACGGTCACCGCGAACCCCAATCCGCAGGATGCCATCAAGAAGCAGGGCGGCCTTGCCGAACTGACGGGTGCGGTCGCCAGGCAGGCACAGATCCTGCCCGACCCTATCAACAACTGGTTGGGCGGGATTGCCGGCGACACCAGCAATTTGACCCAGAAAGCGGTCACTTCGGAGCTCAACGCCATTTGGCGAGCCGACATACTGCCTTTCTGCCAGGCAGCGCTGAACGAGCGCTATCCATTCAGTCCCGACAGCGCGGTGGACGTCAATGTGCGTGATTTCGCCAGGCTGTTCGGACCGGCCGGGCTGATCGACGGTTTCATCAATGACCACCTGATCAACTATGTCGACACGACCAGCCAGCCATGGAAATGGCGCGCCGATTTCGGCCTCGATCCTTCGGCGCTGGCGGCGTTCGAGCAGGCCAGGCATATCCGCGACGATCTCTTTCCCGGTGGTACCGGACCGGTGATGAGCTTCACGCTCGAACCGAAGGACCTGTCTCCGAACGTCACGCGCGTGACGCTCAATCTCGATGGCCAGACCCTCGTCTACTTCAACAACGCGACGCGTCCGCAACCGATGACCTGGCCCGGCAAGGACGGCACCGGAGTGATCTCCCTCGCCTTCCAGCCCATCGACGGCTCACCTGAAATCATGCTCAACGAGACCGGCAGCTGGGCGTGGCTGAGGATGCTGCGCAGCGGCCGATTCACCGGGACCTCGCTGTCCGATGTCTACAGCCTGCGCCTGGGGACGAAAGGCATGTACGCCGATTTCGAGCTCAAGGCCGCCAGCGTCGAAAATCCCTACAACCTGCAGATGTTCAAGAAATTCTCATGTCCGCCGCAGATATGA
- the tagF gene encoding type VI secretion system-associated protein TagF, whose translation MNLPGFYGKMPATGDFVTRRLTGDFVRGWDRWLAQHLVPLFGSEFWPGTTALRFLAGPACFGASAGIIVQSADRVGRQFPLTVVARLAEAPVRLADAEAWFAGIEGAALAAQHGELTPDEFDAALAELPVPTVEPDDEIISGMVMWTARSDIFDVDPQSPQTTLEQIFAGSWETG comes from the coding sequence ATGAACCTGCCCGGCTTTTACGGAAAAATGCCCGCCACCGGCGATTTCGTGACGCGGCGACTGACGGGCGACTTTGTTCGCGGCTGGGACCGCTGGCTGGCGCAGCATCTCGTCCCGCTGTTCGGCTCGGAATTCTGGCCAGGCACAACCGCGCTGCGCTTCCTGGCTGGCCCGGCTTGCTTCGGTGCATCGGCGGGCATCATTGTGCAAAGCGCCGACAGAGTTGGCAGGCAATTCCCTTTGACCGTCGTCGCGCGGCTTGCTGAAGCCCCGGTTCGGCTGGCCGATGCCGAGGCGTGGTTTGCCGGGATCGAAGGCGCGGCCCTCGCCGCCCAGCACGGCGAACTGACGCCCGACGAATTCGATGCCGCGCTGGCCGAACTGCCGGTGCCGACTGTCGAGCCGGACGACGAGATCATCAGCGGCATGGTGATGTGGACGGCCCGTTCGGATATTTTCGACGTCGATCCGCAATCGCCACAGACGACGCTGGAACAGATTTTCGCCGGCAGTTGGGAGACCGGCTGA
- a CDS encoding DUF2169 domain-containing protein, with protein sequence MLIWNQMGYPHQFTMGMDKAGHEWIVVVVKGTFDFPAKPGGLVQKSAEQMPLVMADTQTGVPGYSATLWETDFAFRKPRCDVIANGCAYAPGGRPAERVPVGIKVGNWSKLFEVVGHREWRSIGPVFTATSPQPFLKMPISYDVAWGGVDRLDPEDKLPASYKYNPVGTGWSRARNQRLVPGLRLPNTQAVGEEVRSPFGDYKPMSFGPMGRGWPGRIEHGGTYDQNWIDNVFPFLPQDFDERYFQMAPPDQQIDTPRGGEEVQLVNLTPEGRVGFRLPDTALPMTLFKGRAKAFEGRIHPDTILLDPEHKRFSLVWRVSQRIHRTILDFSECWVGPPTRGMLRAKATGKRYIRTFDLPARDDHGEAEAA encoded by the coding sequence ATGCTGATCTGGAACCAGATGGGCTATCCGCACCAATTCACCATGGGCATGGACAAGGCCGGCCATGAGTGGATTGTCGTGGTCGTCAAAGGCACGTTTGACTTCCCCGCCAAGCCGGGCGGACTGGTGCAAAAATCGGCGGAACAGATGCCGCTTGTGATGGCCGACACACAAACCGGCGTGCCTGGCTACTCGGCCACGCTGTGGGAGACGGACTTCGCCTTCCGCAAGCCACGCTGCGACGTGATCGCCAATGGCTGCGCCTACGCACCGGGCGGGCGTCCGGCGGAGCGCGTGCCGGTTGGCATCAAGGTTGGCAATTGGTCAAAACTGTTCGAGGTTGTCGGCCACCGAGAATGGCGCTCCATCGGTCCGGTTTTTACCGCAACGTCACCGCAACCCTTCCTGAAAATGCCCATTTCCTATGACGTCGCCTGGGGTGGTGTCGACAGGCTGGATCCGGAGGACAAGCTCCCCGCCAGCTATAAATACAACCCGGTCGGAACTGGCTGGTCGCGTGCCAGGAACCAGCGCCTTGTTCCAGGCCTGCGGCTGCCGAACACCCAGGCAGTTGGCGAGGAAGTGCGCTCACCCTTCGGCGACTACAAGCCGATGAGCTTTGGTCCGATGGGCCGTGGCTGGCCGGGCCGGATCGAACATGGCGGCACTTACGACCAGAACTGGATAGACAATGTCTTCCCTTTCCTGCCGCAGGATTTCGACGAGCGCTATTTTCAGATGGCGCCGCCGGACCAGCAGATCGACACTCCGCGCGGCGGCGAAGAGGTGCAACTGGTCAACCTTACGCCCGAGGGCCGGGTAGGTTTCAGGTTGCCGGACACCGCGTTGCCGATGACCTTGTTCAAGGGTCGCGCGAAGGCTTTCGAGGGGCGTATCCACCCAGACACCATCCTGCTCGACCCGGAACACAAAAGGTTCTCATTGGTGTGGCGCGTGTCGCAGCGGATTCATCGAACGATCCTGGATTTCTCCGAATGTTGGGTTGGCCCGCCGACGAGGGGAATGCTACGCGCCAAAGCAACTGGCAAGCGCTACATCCGCACCTTCGACCTACCGGCACGGGACGATCATGGGGAGGCCGAAGCCGCATGA